In Streptomyces alboniger, the following are encoded in one genomic region:
- a CDS encoding PAS domain-containing protein, producing MHQMEEFGEDLTDFVRRVAALKSARSVPGDGLGRVLDAAIFELDHVVAQLWPTYERLSAEGQLSGASPDRDEQRLLRAIFQRMPLPVALIDRETVIRRMNLAGAALTGVRTGFAAGRPLTGFLMHADRVAFRSQAAAVARGEGDRSLVVHLQQSPATPVRATLTALRPGTEPRTAVLVVLQPSVTRAQQSPSAPRPVPDLGEATRHAAQLDLADAMTTALLTAPADRAAVLERAASVLHGRFADWVVADEGAARLRRTAVLGPPGAPVADVLAQDPAACPLVVEAARGGAGALQVRPEDPDAFGRDATGAHVLVRAEVTSLLCVPLTARADGPVEGVLTLFRCGARLAFSMAEARAVDVLSRHMALAMRR from the coding sequence ATGCACCAGATGGAGGAGTTCGGTGAAGACCTCACGGATTTCGTGCGCCGTGTCGCCGCGTTGAAATCGGCCCGCTCCGTCCCGGGGGACGGCCTCGGCAGGGTGCTTGACGCGGCGATCTTCGAACTCGACCACGTGGTCGCCCAGTTGTGGCCCACGTATGAGCGTCTGAGCGCCGAGGGGCAGTTGAGCGGTGCCTCGCCGGACCGGGACGAGCAGCGGCTGCTGCGGGCCATCTTCCAGCGGATGCCGCTGCCGGTGGCACTGATCGACAGGGAGACCGTGATCCGGCGGATGAACCTGGCGGGCGCCGCCCTGACCGGGGTCCGCACGGGCTTCGCGGCGGGCCGGCCGCTGACCGGGTTCCTGATGCATGCCGACCGGGTCGCGTTCCGCTCGCAGGCCGCCGCCGTCGCCCGTGGCGAGGGCGACCGCAGTCTCGTCGTGCACCTCCAGCAGAGCCCCGCCACGCCGGTCCGGGCGACGCTCACCGCGCTGCGGCCCGGCACCGAGCCGCGCACGGCCGTCCTCGTCGTGCTCCAGCCCTCGGTGACCCGCGCGCAGCAGTCACCGAGCGCGCCGCGGCCCGTGCCCGACCTCGGTGAGGCCACCCGGCACGCGGCCCAGCTCGACCTGGCGGACGCGATGACGACGGCGCTGCTCACGGCGCCCGCGGACCGTGCGGCGGTGCTGGAGCGGGCCGCCTCGGTGCTGCACGGGCGGTTCGCGGACTGGGTGGTCGCCGACGAGGGGGCCGCGCGGCTCCGGCGTACCGCCGTGCTCGGGCCGCCGGGCGCGCCGGTCGCCGACGTGCTGGCGCAGGACCCCGCCGCGTGCCCCCTCGTGGTGGAGGCGGCGCGCGGCGGGGCGGGGGCGTTGCAGGTGCGCCCTGAGGACCCGGACGCCTTCGGGCGGGACGCGACCGGCGCGCACGTCCTGGTCCGCGCCGAGGTCACGTCCTTGCTGTGCGTGCCGCTGACCGCCCGCGCGGACGGCCCCGTGGAGGGTGTCCTCACGCTCTTCCGGTGCGGCGCGCGCCTCGCCTTCTCGATGGCGGAGGCGCGCGCGGTCGACGTGCTGTCCCGGCACATGGCACTCGCCATGCGGCGGTAG